Within Actinomycetes bacterium, the genomic segment GGGACCGCAGGAGCGCCTCCCGCCCGTCGAGGTAGCGACGGACCAGCTGCGACAGCGCGTCGTGCTGTGCGGCGTCGAGGATGGGGCCGACGTACCGCTCGGTCTCCCGCAGGTTCGCCGTCCAGCGGCGACGCAGGGCTTCGGCGCTGCCCTCCGCGCTCACCTCCGGACCGCGTCGCGCCTGCGCGTGGAAGGCGGCGACGAGCCGCGCCAGCGCCCGAAGGCACGACTCGACCGGGACGCCGCGCCGCAGCAGGGCCGATAGGCGTGCCTCCTCGGGCATCCGGCGCATGACGAGGACGTACTCGCGCGCTGCTCCGTCGGCATCCAGCAGCGTGTCGACCCCGAGGTAGACGTCCGGCGACAGCCGGCGGTTGAGGTCGAGCTCGCGATAGGTCATCCGGCGGCGGGCATCCAGGGTCCGGAAGTCCAGGAAGCCGAGATCGACCGGCTTCTTGACCTTGTAGGCCAGATCGCCGCACAGCAGCACCACGGCACTGTGCGTCTCCCGCACGAGTGCCGCCGCGCTCTGTGGGCCGGTGGCTGGCTCCATCGACGTGGTCCCTCCATCGACCTGGTCCCTCTATCGACGTAGTCCTAGGGGGCGACGGAAGCGGCCGCGGCGAGGTCCTGGCCGGCGGTGCTGCCCCCGTCGACCACGAACTCGGCGCCGGTGCAGTAGGACGACTCGTCGCTGGCGAGGAACAGCGCGAGGTTCGCGACCTCTTCCGGGGCGCCGATCCGCGGGATCGGCTGCTGGGCGAACATCTCGGGACGGACGGTCGCGCCGGTCCCGTCCGGGTCGGTCATCGGGGTGCGAACCCCGCCTGGGTGGATCGAGTTGACGCGGACACCGGCGTGCCCGAACTCGATGGCCGCTGTCTTGGTCAGGCCCCGCAAGCCCCACTTGCTGGCGACGTAGGCGCCAAGGGTGGAGTAGCCGATGAGCCCGCCCGTCGACGACACGTTGACGATCGACCCCCCACCGCCGGCGGCCATCGCGCCCCCAACGACCTTCATGCCGAGAAACGGCCCGACCAGGTTGACGGCGAGCACGCGCTCGAAGTCATCCTTGGAGGTCTCGGCCAGGGATCCGTAGTGCAGGATCCCGGCGTTGTTGACGAGCACGCTCAACCGGCCGTACGTGCGCTCCGCGACGGCGCGGGCGACGTTCCACTCGTGCTCGTCGGTCACGTCGAGGTGGACGTACATCGCGCTGGGACCGAGGTCCTCGGCGAGGACCTTGCCCTCGACGTCGAGGACATCGGTGATGACGACGCGAGCACCCTCGGCCACGAAGAGCCTGG encodes:
- a CDS encoding glucose 1-dehydrogenase, encoding MSRLEGKVALITGAARGMGAAEARLFVAEGARVVITDVLDVEGKVLAEDLGPSAMYVHLDVTDEHEWNVARAVAERTYGRLSVLVNNAGILHYGSLAETSKDDFERVLAVNLVGPFLGMKVVGGAMAAGGGGSIVNVSSTGGLIGYSTLGAYVASKWGLRGLTKTAAIEFGHAGVRVNSIHPGGVRTPMTDPDGTGATVRPEMFAQQPIPRIGAPEEVANLALFLASDESSYCTGAEFVVDGGSTAGQDLAAAASVAP